Proteins encoded together in one Nostoc sp. PCC 7524 window:
- a CDS encoding TldD/PmbA family protein gives MWSELTKAIASFKIPADWIGIRVVKETAANHYVRDGLPQSNGKSTTMGAMLEVLVNGCLGYAATNSLELPSLQAAAQMAYKQALAASEWWIHPFRETERPKVIGEYNSPFLQPLDALCPGEINDLLVRICHTLKVDERIVQTTANVSTNQKESWFVSSNGSEVYQKFLSLGTHYGAIAQDGAVVQQRTNNGWQAHCYQGGMELLHRENLWRQVQQIGEQAIELLTAAECPSTRTNLVLAPDQMMLQIHESVGHPLEIDRILGDERNYAGGSFVNTSDFGKLVYGSPLMNITFDPTVDGEYASYGFDDTGAIATREYVIKEGVLQRGLGSLESQARAGVPGVACARASSWNRAPIDRMANLNLEPGKASFDEMISNIEHGVYMESNRSWSIDDRRYKFQFGCEYAKLIENGKLTKTLRNPNYRATTPEFWHSLIQVGNDTNWEMYGTPYCGKGEPNQAIWVGHGSPVCVFANVEVFGGGS, from the coding sequence ATGTGGTCAGAACTTACAAAAGCGATCGCTAGTTTTAAAATACCTGCTGATTGGATCGGTATTCGAGTCGTTAAGGAAACTGCTGCTAATCATTATGTCCGTGATGGTTTGCCTCAATCTAACGGCAAATCCACGACAATGGGAGCAATGCTAGAAGTTTTAGTTAACGGCTGTCTGGGTTATGCTGCGACTAATTCTTTAGAACTGCCATCTTTGCAAGCGGCGGCTCAAATGGCGTATAAACAAGCACTTGCAGCTAGTGAATGGTGGATTCATCCCTTCCGGGAAACTGAACGCCCTAAAGTCATAGGTGAGTATAACTCGCCATTTTTACAACCATTGGATGCTCTGTGTCCAGGGGAAATTAATGATTTGCTGGTGCGGATTTGTCACACCCTCAAAGTAGACGAAAGAATTGTGCAAACTACAGCCAACGTCAGCACAAATCAAAAAGAGAGTTGGTTTGTTAGCAGTAATGGTTCTGAGGTATATCAAAAGTTTTTATCTTTAGGAACTCATTATGGCGCGATCGCTCAAGATGGGGCAGTAGTCCAACAACGCACCAATAACGGTTGGCAAGCACACTGTTATCAAGGCGGGATGGAACTCTTACACAGAGAGAATTTATGGCGACAGGTACAGCAAATTGGGGAACAGGCGATAGAACTGTTAACCGCCGCAGAGTGTCCCTCCACCCGCACCAATTTAGTTTTAGCCCCCGACCAAATGATGTTACAAATTCATGAAAGTGTCGGACATCCCTTAGAAATTGACCGCATTTTAGGAGATGAGCGCAACTACGCCGGCGGTAGCTTTGTCAACACCAGTGATTTTGGTAAATTAGTCTACGGTTCGCCCTTGATGAATATTACCTTTGACCCCACCGTTGATGGTGAATATGCTAGCTACGGTTTTGATGATACAGGAGCGATCGCCACACGGGAGTATGTGATCAAAGAAGGCGTATTACAACGGGGTTTGGGCAGTTTAGAAAGCCAAGCCAGAGCCGGAGTTCCTGGAGTCGCCTGTGCGCGTGCATCTTCTTGGAATCGCGCCCCAATTGATCGCATGGCTAACTTAAATTTAGAGCCAGGAAAAGCCAGTTTTGACGAGATGATTAGCAACATAGAACACGGCGTTTACATGGAATCTAACCGTTCTTGGTCAATAGATGATCGCCGTTATAAATTTCAGTTTGGGTGTGAGTATGCCAAATTGATTGAAAATGGTAAACTTACCAAAACCCTCCGTAATCCTAACTATAGAGCCACAACCCCAGAGTTTTGGCACAGCCTCATTCAAGTGGGTAATGATACCAATTGGGAAATGTACGGCACACCTTACTGTGGTAAAGGCGAACCCAACCAAGCCATTTGGGTGGGACATGGTTCACCAGTTTGTGTATTTGCTAACGTTGAAGTCTTTGGGGGAGGAAGTTAA
- the cysS gene encoding cysteine--tRNA ligase yields the protein MTLTIYNTLTRRQEPFATVEPGKVKMYCCGVTVYDYCHLGHARSYIVWDTIRRYLIWRGFEVTYIQNFTDIDDKILNRAKEQGSTMEAVSNRFIDAYFEDIRRLNVMDADEYPRVTEHIPEIHELIQILENKGLAYAVGGDVYYRVEKFPDYGKLSGRELEQMQAGASGRLEAEESEVKKQHPFDFALWKGAKPGEPAWSSPWGEGRPGWHIECSAMIRSRLGETIDIHGGGGDLVFPHHENEIAQSEAAMNKPLARYWTHNGMVMVNGQKMSKSLGNFITIRELLDGSGNWHGEPVNSMAVRLFVLQAHYRKPLDFTEEAIATAENSWKTLKEGLLFGYQYGDKLGWSEESTMLPELATRFQELGDDDFNFSGGLAVLFELAKELRREGNILVHEGTTKTPADELHRQWYTLVTLAKVLGLEATLDNETLTKAGLSDAEIEALIQQRQDARKAKNFAESDRIRNELQAQGITLIDSPQGTRWHRN from the coding sequence ATGACCCTAACTATTTACAATACCCTCACACGTCGTCAAGAACCGTTTGCAACCGTAGAACCAGGCAAAGTTAAGATGTATTGCTGCGGTGTGACAGTTTATGACTATTGCCATTTGGGTCATGCACGTTCTTACATTGTTTGGGATACGATTCGCCGCTATTTGATTTGGCGCGGTTTTGAAGTCACCTATATCCAGAATTTTACGGATATTGATGATAAAATTCTTAACCGTGCTAAAGAACAAGGTTCAACAATGGAAGCGGTTTCTAACCGCTTTATTGATGCTTATTTTGAAGATATCCGTCGTTTAAATGTCATGGATGCAGATGAATATCCTCGTGTGACTGAGCATATTCCCGAAATTCATGAGCTGATTCAGATTTTAGAAAACAAAGGTCTAGCTTACGCTGTGGGCGGTGATGTTTATTACCGCGTAGAAAAATTTCCTGATTATGGCAAACTCTCAGGTAGAGAACTGGAGCAAATGCAAGCTGGTGCTAGCGGTCGGTTAGAGGCAGAGGAATCAGAGGTTAAAAAGCAACACCCCTTTGATTTTGCTTTGTGGAAGGGAGCAAAACCCGGAGAACCAGCTTGGAGTTCGCCTTGGGGTGAAGGTCGTCCGGGATGGCATATAGAATGCTCGGCGATGATTCGCTCTAGATTAGGTGAGACAATTGATATTCATGGCGGTGGTGGAGATTTGGTTTTCCCACACCATGAAAATGAAATTGCTCAGTCAGAAGCAGCCATGAATAAACCATTGGCGCGTTATTGGACTCATAACGGGATGGTGATGGTGAATGGTCAGAAGATGTCTAAATCACTGGGTAATTTCATTACCATTCGGGAATTATTAGATGGCTCAGGAAATTGGCATGGTGAGCCAGTCAACTCGATGGCAGTGAGATTGTTTGTCTTACAAGCACATTACCGCAAGCCTTTAGATTTTACAGAAGAAGCGATCGCCACTGCGGAAAATAGCTGGAAAACCCTCAAAGAAGGGTTGCTCTTTGGCTATCAATACGGCGACAAACTGGGATGGAGTGAAGAATCTACCATGCTGCCCGAACTGGCTACCCGGTTTCAAGAATTAGGCGATGATGATTTTAACTTCTCCGGTGGTTTGGCGGTTTTATTTGAATTAGCCAAAGAACTCCGCCGCGAAGGCAATATTCTTGTTCATGAAGGCACAACCAAAACCCCAGCCGATGAACTCCACCGCCAGTGGTATACATTAGTTACCTTGGCTAAAGTTTTGGGTTTAGAAGCCACCCTAGATAATGAAACCCTGACAAAAGCAGGTTTGAGCGATGCCGAAATTGAGGCTCTAATTCAGCAAAGACAGGATGCGAGAAAAGCCAAAAACTTTGCCGAAAGCGATCGCATCCGCAACGAACTGCAAGCTCAAGGTATAACTTTAATTGATAGCCCTCAAGGCACACGTTGGCATAGAAATTAG
- a CDS encoding CobW family GTP-binding protein: protein MQSAVTPNSQPMDAPKQGMPVTIITGFLGSGKTTLLNHILSNQQGLKTAVLVNEFGEIGIDNELIVSTDENMVELSNGCICCTINNDLVDAVYKVLERDDKLDYLVVETTGLADPLPVALTFLGTELRDLTRLDSIITVVDAANYSLDLFNSQAAYSQIAYGDVIILNKADLVDEAKLEELERKINEVKEGARILRTTRSQVPLPLILSVGLFESDKYFDTVDEHDHEHHDHDHDHSACEHDHHDHDHANCGHDHHEHDHHHHSNHLENDGFTSISFQSDQPFSIRKFQYFLDNQLPTTIFRAKGIMWFDESPKRHIFHLCGKRFTLDDDEWKGEPKNQIVLIGQNLDRETLLSQLENCLCLPSTSRGKGFGK, encoded by the coding sequence ATGCAATCAGCAGTTACGCCTAATTCTCAACCAATGGATGCTCCCAAACAGGGAATGCCAGTCACAATTATTACTGGATTTCTCGGTAGTGGTAAAACAACCTTACTTAACCATATCCTCAGCAATCAACAGGGTTTAAAAACTGCTGTTTTAGTCAATGAATTTGGAGAAATTGGCATCGATAACGAGTTAATTGTTTCCACTGATGAGAATATGGTGGAACTGAGTAATGGTTGTATTTGCTGCACTATTAATAATGATTTAGTCGATGCCGTATATAAAGTTTTAGAACGGGATGATAAGCTAGATTACTTAGTTGTAGAAACTACTGGACTAGCAGACCCTCTACCCGTAGCCCTAACATTTTTAGGCACAGAATTGCGGGATTTAACTCGGTTGGATTCGATTATTACTGTAGTAGATGCAGCCAATTACAGCTTAGATTTATTCAACTCCCAAGCCGCTTACAGTCAAATTGCCTACGGTGATGTGATTATTTTGAATAAGGCAGATTTGGTTGATGAAGCTAAATTAGAGGAATTGGAAAGAAAAATTAACGAAGTCAAGGAAGGAGCCAGGATTTTAAGGACGACGCGATCGCAAGTTCCTTTACCTTTAATTCTGAGTGTGGGACTGTTTGAATCGGACAAATATTTTGACACAGTGGATGAGCATGATCACGAACATCATGACCATGACCACGACCATTCAGCTTGTGAACACGACCATCACGACCATGATCATGCAAACTGCGGTCATGACCATCACGAACATGATCACCACCATCACTCTAACCACCTAGAAAATGATGGTTTCACCTCCATATCTTTCCAGAGTGATCAGCCTTTCTCAATTCGGAAATTTCAATATTTTCTAGATAATCAGCTACCCACAACCATCTTCCGCGCCAAGGGTATCATGTGGTTTGATGAAAGTCCCAAACGTCATATTTTCCACCTATGCGGTAAGCGTTTCACCCTAGATGATGATGAGTGGAAAGGCGAACCCAAAAATCAAATAGTGCTGATTGGTCAAAATTTAGACCGCGAAACTTTACTCAGTCAATTAGAAAACTGTCTTTGTCTTCCTTCCACCAGCCGAGGTAAAGGTTTTGGGAAATAG
- the psb28 gene encoding photosystem II reaction center protein Psb28: MAKIQFSRGLDEEVIPEVRLTRSRTGDSGTATFIFTNPKILSQGSTEEITGMYLIDEEGELITREVKGRFVNGKPEALEAVYLMKSSEEWDRFMRFMERYAEENDLGFSKA; the protein is encoded by the coding sequence ATGGCAAAAATTCAGTTTTCCAGGGGACTTGACGAAGAAGTAATTCCAGAGGTACGTTTAACGCGATCGCGCACTGGTGACAGTGGTACAGCAACGTTTATTTTTACAAATCCTAAAATTTTAAGCCAAGGCAGCACTGAAGAAATTACCGGGATGTATTTGATTGACGAGGAAGGAGAATTAATCACCCGCGAAGTGAAGGGTAGATTCGTCAACGGTAAGCCGGAAGCTTTAGAAGCTGTTTATTTAATGAAATCCAGCGAAGAGTGGGATCGCTTTATGCGTTTTATGGAACGGTATGCTGAAGAAAATGATTTGGGATTTAGTAAAGCATAA
- a CDS encoding MogA/MoaB family molybdenum cofactor biosynthesis protein, whose protein sequence is MTSQPHPDAPGMMVTCAVVTVSDTRTPETDKSGQIIQALLANAHHVVGAYAIIKDEPNQIQQRLASLSQKVNIDAVIFNGGTGIAPRDTTYDAIEKLLEKTLPGFGELFRFLSYQEIGSRAIASRAVAGVYQNKLIFSLPGSSNAVRLGMEKLILPELTHLVSQLRKSS, encoded by the coding sequence ATGACATCACAACCCCATCCAGATGCACCGGGAATGATGGTAACTTGTGCGGTTGTTACCGTCAGCGATACACGTACCCCAGAAACAGATAAAAGTGGTCAAATTATCCAGGCGTTACTAGCTAATGCTCATCATGTTGTGGGAGCATACGCGATTATTAAGGATGAACCAAACCAAATTCAACAGCGATTAGCATCACTTAGTCAAAAAGTCAATATAGATGCTGTGATTTTTAATGGTGGTACAGGGATTGCGCCCAGAGATACTACCTATGATGCCATTGAAAAATTGCTGGAAAAAACCTTGCCGGGATTTGGTGAGTTGTTTAGATTTTTAAGTTATCAAGAAATCGGTTCTCGTGCGATCGCCTCTCGTGCTGTGGCTGGTGTTTATCAAAATAAACTTATCTTTTCTCTGCCTGGTTCTAGCAATGCTGTGCGGTTGGGCATGGAAAAATTAATCTTACCAGAACTGACTCACTTGGTTAGTCAACTACGAAAATCAAGCTAG
- a CDS encoding YcjF family protein — MPLSRLVTLIIGLIVILGLALWLIDSLSRLYWQLSYSPLLGNLLLLLLIVLIGALVAAFVYYVLVLQSGEQRSRRNHRRVTPAQIPAAKSDAASSTLQAVRQQVAQIQDEVTRQALLSRTKEIEANLAKGEIQVVVFGTGSAGKTSLVNAIMGRMVGRVDAPMGTTTAGETYCLRLKGLERKILITDTPGILEAGVAGTEREQLARALATEADLLLFVVDNDLRRSEYEPLKGLAEIGKRSLLVLNKTDLYTDTDKEAILARLRQRVRGFIATNDVVAIAANPQSAQLETGETFQPEPEIVPLLRRMAAILRAEGEDLVADNILLQSLRLGEEARKLIDAQRRRQADKIVERFQWIGAGVVSVTPLPVVDLLATAAVNAQMVVEIGRVYGCELNMERGRELALSLAKTIASLGIVKGAIQLLSTALQLNVATFVIGRAIQGVTAAYLTRIAGKSFIEYFRHDQDWGDGGMTEVVQRQFQINRRDEFIQAFVQEAIAKVVKPLTQRAEIVEEDRESGV; from the coding sequence ATGCCTCTGTCGCGCCTAGTCACCTTAATCATTGGATTAATCGTCATTCTGGGACTCGCCCTGTGGCTGATTGATTCCCTGTCTCGCCTTTATTGGCAACTATCTTATTCCCCACTGCTGGGTAATTTGCTGCTGTTGCTGCTGATTGTTCTCATTGGGGCTTTAGTAGCTGCTTTTGTCTATTACGTGCTGGTATTACAATCTGGTGAACAACGTTCCCGTCGCAATCACAGACGCGTAACACCAGCACAGATTCCGGCTGCTAAATCTGATGCGGCTTCTTCCACCCTGCAAGCAGTGCGGCAACAAGTAGCGCAAATTCAAGATGAAGTTACACGTCAGGCTTTACTCAGTCGTACTAAGGAGATTGAAGCCAACTTAGCCAAGGGTGAAATTCAAGTTGTGGTGTTTGGTACAGGCAGTGCGGGCAAAACTTCCTTAGTCAATGCCATTATGGGGCGCATGGTGGGGAGAGTAGACGCACCGATGGGGACAACTACAGCAGGTGAAACCTACTGTTTGCGATTGAAAGGATTAGAACGCAAAATTTTAATTACCGATACACCAGGGATTTTAGAGGCTGGGGTGGCAGGAACAGAACGGGAACAATTAGCTAGGGCATTGGCAACAGAGGCAGATTTACTATTGTTCGTGGTGGATAATGATTTACGACGCTCAGAATATGAGCCTTTAAAGGGTTTAGCGGAAATTGGTAAGCGATCGCTGCTAGTTCTCAACAAAACTGACTTATATACAGATACAGATAAAGAGGCGATTTTGGCAAGGTTACGCCAACGGGTGCGGGGATTTATTGCCACAAATGATGTCGTAGCGATCGCTGCCAATCCCCAATCTGCACAATTAGAAACAGGGGAAACCTTCCAACCAGAACCAGAAATTGTCCCCTTACTGCGGCGAATGGCGGCAATTTTACGGGCTGAGGGTGAGGATTTAGTGGCAGATAATATTCTCTTGCAATCTCTGCGTCTGGGAGAAGAAGCCCGTAAACTCATCGATGCTCAACGCCGCCGCCAAGCTGATAAAATCGTTGAGCGATTTCAGTGGATTGGCGCGGGTGTGGTATCAGTTACGCCTTTACCCGTAGTAGACTTACTAGCAACAGCCGCCGTCAATGCCCAAATGGTGGTAGAAATTGGCAGAGTCTATGGTTGTGAATTGAACATGGAACGGGGACGAGAGTTAGCCCTGTCTTTAGCTAAGACGATCGCCAGTTTAGGTATTGTCAAAGGTGCAATTCAATTACTGTCTACGGCTTTGCAATTAAATGTAGCAACGTTTGTGATTGGTAGGGCAATTCAAGGGGTGACAGCCGCATATTTAACCCGGATTGCGGGTAAAAGTTTTATTGAATATTTCCGCCATGATCAAGATTGGGGCGATGGTGGGATGACAGAAGTTGTACAGCGACAGTTCCAAATTAATCGCCGGGATGAATTTATTCAAGCATTTGTCCAGGAAGCGATCGCTAAAGTAGTGAAACCACTTACACAGAGGGCTGAAATCGTTGAAGAAGATAGGGAGTCGGGGGTTTAG
- a CDS encoding DUF937 domain-containing protein: MGLFDQILGAVNNPNLQGNMGQIETIIKTVQDLSNTTGTDPATIQSVVGVVGNYVRAALQQKRATEGNESAQAVVNQYAGTSFDPQAVNSIFSPDTQQQVAGVTAQRTGLDASTIQQLLPVVVPLVLNFLQSGANKQNSQTAGNPILNNFLDADRDGDVDIADAIQLASRYVRR, translated from the coding sequence ATGGGACTGTTTGATCAAATTCTCGGTGCTGTCAATAACCCGAATCTACAAGGTAATATGGGTCAAATAGAAACTATCATCAAGACTGTGCAGGATTTGAGTAATACCACAGGTACAGATCCAGCAACTATACAATCTGTCGTAGGGGTTGTAGGTAACTATGTACGTGCTGCTTTACAACAAAAGCGAGCCACAGAAGGCAATGAATCAGCACAGGCTGTGGTGAATCAATATGCTGGTACTTCTTTCGATCCCCAAGCCGTCAACTCAATATTTTCTCCTGATACACAACAACAAGTTGCAGGGGTAACAGCCCAGCGCACCGGGTTAGATGCTAGCACTATTCAACAGTTGCTACCTGTTGTTGTGCCTTTAGTGCTGAATTTCTTGCAATCTGGGGCTAATAAGCAGAATTCTCAAACTGCTGGCAATCCCATCTTGAATAACTTCCTGGATGCAGACAGAGATGGTGATGTCGATATTGCTGACGCTATCCAACTAGCTAGTCGGTACGTTCGCAGATAA
- a CDS encoding DUF433 domain-containing protein has translation MEHWGQGDIFAMMQELGVVPSPNIEHNREKLIVLEPGKLIMSLVLQCETPPLREDETGAIRVGNSRVLLETVIRAFQDGASPESIVHRYSTLSLSDVYNTIGYYLRHHDAVEEYLTQREQLAESVQQRLSSTQPDLSLIRSRLLSQQNP, from the coding sequence GTGGAGCATTGGGGGCAAGGTGATATCTTTGCCATGATGCAGGAGTTGGGTGTAGTTCCATCACCTAATATTGAACATAATAGAGAAAAATTAATTGTACTTGAGCCAGGAAAATTAATCATGAGCCTCGTTTTACAGTGTGAGACACCACCTCTTCGCGAAGATGAAACAGGAGCAATTCGAGTTGGTAATTCCAGAGTTCTGCTAGAAACTGTGATTCGAGCGTTTCAAGATGGTGCATCCCCTGAGTCTATTGTTCATCGGTACTCAACCTTATCCTTATCAGATGTATACAATACAATCGGTTACTATCTCCGACATCACGATGCTGTAGAAGAGTATTTAACACAGAGAGAGCAGTTGGCTGAATCTGTACAACAACGTTTGTCAAGCACTCAACCTGATTTGAGCCTCATTCGTTCTCGTTTATTGTCTCAACAGAATCCATAG
- a CDS encoding DUF5615 family PIN-like protein, translated as MLSLLSDENFNGDIVRGLFLRQPHLDLLRVQDVGLRQVDDPAILAWAASNERILLTHDRATMPEFAYERLVRGELMAGLFVVNDRMPTRQAIDELLLLVDYTEQAEWKGSVLYLPL; from the coding sequence ATGTTGAGCTTGTTAAGCGATGAAAACTTTAATGGCGACATAGTTAGGGGGCTGTTTTTGCGTCAACCTCATCTTGATTTGCTTCGGGTTCAGGATGTAGGTTTGAGACAAGTAGACGATCCAGCAATTTTAGCTTGGGCGGCCAGCAATGAGCGTATCCTTCTCACCCATGATCGTGCAACTATGCCCGAATTTGCTTATGAACGTTTGGTGAGGGGAGAACTGATGGCAGGGTTATTTGTTGTTAATGATAGAATGCCTACTCGACAGGCGATTGATGAGTTGTTACTACTCGTAGATTACACTGAGCAAGCAGAGTGGAAAGGATCTGTATTATACCTACCGTTATAA
- a CDS encoding glycoside hydrolase family 13 protein: MQIQTPDWVKHAVFYQIFPDRFARSKQPRKRLLREARWEDWEAMPTLQGYKGGDLWGIMEQLDYIKDLGINAIYFTPIFQSASNHRYHTHDYYQVDPMLGGNPAFKELLDAAHERNIKVVLDGVFNHASRGFFFFHDILENGPHSPWVNWFKIEGWPLAPYTGELPANYVGWAGNRALPVFNHDNPEVREYIMEIAEYWMKFGIDGWRLDVPFEIKTPGFWQEFRERVKAINPDAYIVGEVWGDSREWLDGTQFDGVMNYLFAGPTIAFTAGDRVVLEQVQSRDYQPYPPLFAAEYGQKIEELLQLYPWEIQLTQLNLLASHDTARLITIAGGDQASVELATLLMLTFPGAPSIYYGDEVGLPGAIDPDSRRGFPLEANWNREIYQTHRQLIALRHTYPALRIGDYKILWARGELYIFARTFGNEELIIAVNAGTASAQVNLDVASLKTQPNQMLYGNAEFKWQGEGETQQLALTLPPRSGCIFG; this comes from the coding sequence ATGCAAATTCAAACACCAGACTGGGTTAAGCACGCTGTTTTCTACCAGATTTTTCCAGACCGTTTCGCCAGAAGTAAACAGCCCCGCAAACGCCTACTGCGTGAAGCCCGTTGGGAAGATTGGGAAGCAATGCCCACACTCCAAGGTTACAAAGGCGGTGATTTATGGGGCATTATGGAGCAATTAGACTACATCAAAGACTTAGGCATTAATGCTATTTATTTCACACCCATATTTCAATCTGCTAGTAATCACCGCTATCACACCCATGATTATTATCAAGTAGACCCCATGTTAGGGGGTAATCCAGCTTTTAAAGAATTACTAGACGCAGCCCACGAAAGAAATATTAAAGTTGTTCTCGATGGAGTATTTAATCATGCCAGTCGGGGATTTTTCTTTTTTCACGACATTTTAGAAAATGGCCCCCATTCCCCTTGGGTGAATTGGTTCAAAATTGAAGGCTGGCCCCTTGCACCCTACACTGGTGAATTACCCGCTAACTATGTAGGTTGGGCTGGTAATCGTGCTTTACCCGTATTTAATCATGACAATCCAGAAGTACGGGAATACATCATGGAAATTGCCGAGTATTGGATGAAATTCGGTATTGACGGCTGGCGCTTAGATGTACCCTTTGAAATTAAGACACCTGGTTTTTGGCAAGAGTTTCGAGAACGAGTCAAAGCCATCAATCCTGATGCTTACATTGTGGGGGAAGTCTGGGGAGATTCCCGTGAGTGGCTAGATGGTACACAATTTGATGGCGTGATGAATTATTTATTTGCGGGGCCGACAATTGCCTTTACAGCAGGCGATCGCGTAGTCTTAGAACAAGTCCAAAGTCGTGATTATCAACCATACCCGCCCCTATTCGCAGCTGAGTACGGCCAGAAAATTGAGGAATTATTGCAACTATACCCTTGGGAAATTCAACTTACCCAGCTTAACTTACTGGCAAGTCATGATACAGCGCGGTTAATTACCATTGCTGGGGGTGATCAAGCCAGTGTAGAATTAGCAACTCTATTAATGCTAACCTTTCCTGGTGCGCCTAGTATTTACTATGGAGATGAAGTTGGTTTACCCGGTGCAATAGATCCCGATTCTCGGCGTGGTTTTCCTTTAGAAGCTAACTGGAATAGAGAAATTTACCAGACTCATCGCCAGTTAATTGCTTTGCGCCATACTTACCCAGCATTACGGATAGGCGACTACAAAATTCTTTGGGCGCGGGGAGAATTGTACATTTTTGCCCGCACTTTCGGAAATGAGGAATTAATTATTGCCGTTAATGCGGGTACAGCATCAGCGCAGGTTAACTTAGATGTCGCTAGTTTAAAGACTCAACCCAACCAGATGTTATACGGCAATGCAGAATTTAAATGGCAAGGTGAAGGAGAAACACAGCAGCTGGCGTTAACACTTCCCCCACGTAGCGGTTGTATTTTTGGTTAA